In a single window of the Calditrichota bacterium genome:
- the hpnD gene encoding presqualene diphosphate synthase HpnD (HpnD is found regularly in a locus responsible for the biosynthesis of squalene from farnesyl diphosphate, and is now recognized to function as a presqualene diphosphate synthase (EC 2.5.1.103).), which translates to MAVNPDLLAEFRTRRKISLKDAYAYCKNLTKNHAKNFYYAFLFLPQEKRLAIYAVYAFCRYSDDLADDDRITNRRELFKKWRRSLNHCYHGEVYHPILVALQDVVKKFSIPKSYFDELIDGMEMDLSITRYETFDDLYQYAYRAASIVGLISIEIFGYKNERTREYAKNLGIALQLTNIMRDVKEDAQRGRIYLPKEDLERFKVSEKDLFDGQYLPSFIRLMEYEAARAVYFYERAAELIPPEDRSLLATAEIMKNIYFRILQEMAKAGFDVFRTDPRISKLQKIGIALKTWFKIKLGRK; encoded by the coding sequence ATGGCTGTAAATCCTGATCTGCTGGCGGAATTTCGAACCAGGCGGAAAATCTCTTTAAAAGATGCGTACGCATACTGCAAGAACCTGACCAAAAATCACGCTAAGAATTTTTATTACGCCTTTCTCTTCCTGCCACAGGAAAAACGCCTGGCTATTTATGCGGTTTATGCCTTTTGTCGTTACAGCGACGATCTGGCCGACGACGACCGCATTACAAACCGACGGGAGCTTTTTAAGAAATGGCGGCGTTCTTTGAATCACTGTTACCATGGGGAGGTTTACCACCCCATTTTGGTCGCCTTGCAGGATGTGGTCAAAAAGTTCAGCATTCCAAAATCCTATTTTGATGAACTCATCGACGGAATGGAAATGGACTTGTCTATTACCCGGTACGAAACCTTCGATGATCTTTACCAGTACGCGTACCGGGCAGCCTCGATTGTAGGACTCATTTCAATTGAAATTTTTGGCTACAAAAATGAACGCACCCGCGAATATGCCAAAAACCTGGGCATTGCTCTTCAACTCACCAACATTATGCGCGATGTAAAGGAAGATGCACAAAGGGGGCGAATTTATCTTCCGAAAGAAGACCTGGAGCGGTTTAAGGTTTCGGAAAAGGATTTGTTTGACGGCCAGTATCTGCCTTCATTTATTCGGTTGATGGAATACGAAGCCGCGCGGGCTGTTTATTTCTACGAACGGGCTGCGGAATTGATTCCTCCGGAGGATCGTAGTTTGCTTGCCACAGCCGAAATCATGAAAAATATTTATTTCCGGATTTTGCAGGAAATGGCCAAGGCCGGTTTTGATGTGTTTCGAACCGACCCCCGCATTTCCAAGCTCCAAAAGATTGGAATTGCTCTGAAAACCTGGTTTAAGATTAAACTGGGTCGAAAATAG
- a CDS encoding NAD(P) transhydrogenase subunit alpha translates to MGASLVTSLTIFVLAIFVGFEVITKVPPLLHTPLMSGSNAISGITLVGSLISAGAGMTALSTGLGTLAVIFATINVVGGFKVTDRMLEMFKQDKKKKK, encoded by the coding sequence ATGGGCGCATCACTTGTCACATCGCTGACTATTTTTGTGTTAGCCATTTTTGTGGGATTTGAGGTGATTACGAAGGTTCCGCCGCTTTTGCACACTCCCCTCATGTCCGGTTCCAATGCGATTTCGGGTATTACCCTGGTGGGTTCACTCATCAGTGCCGGAGCGGGTATGACGGCACTTAGCACCGGTTTGGGTACATTGGCGGTTATTTTTGCTACCATCAATGTGGTCGGCGGATTCAAGGTAACCGACCGGATGCTTGAGATGTTTAAGCAGGATAAGAAGAAAAAGAAATAG
- a CDS encoding NAD(P)(+) transhydrogenase (Re/Si-specific) subunit beta: METITNLVYLLAAVFFILGLKLLSSPKTARRGNQLALVGMLLAIIMTLFDKQIIDFTYIIIGLVVGTAIGLYWAKVVKMTQMPQMVAMFNGFGGGASALVAFSEYSRMAGEPRIDIAIALILSLFVGTITFFGSLIAYAKLQGIMRGAPIVYKMQQVVNALILIAIIVLSVFIMLNWSLWGLLLAIVILSAFLGVLGVIPIGGADMPVIISLLNSYSGLAAAFTGFALQNNVLIVAGALVGASGIILSDLMCKAMNRSLTNVLFAAVGSEGGGGAVGGEQKTVTRYTAEDGAVILDRAQSVIIVPGYGLAVAQAQHVLAELAQILIDRGKKVRFAIHPVAGRMPGHMNVLLAEANVPYELLVEMEEINDDFQNTDVALVIGANDVINPVARYKKDSPLYGMPILNVDQAQTVMIIKRSLSPGFAGEDNPLFYEEKTMMLFGDAKKMVTELVQVMKE; this comes from the coding sequence ATGGAAACGATAACTAATCTGGTCTACCTGTTGGCTGCTGTATTTTTTATTCTTGGATTGAAGCTGCTCAGCTCACCTAAAACAGCCCGCCGAGGAAACCAGTTAGCTTTAGTGGGCATGTTGCTTGCCATTATCATGACGCTATTTGATAAACAAATTATTGATTTTACATATATTATTATCGGTTTAGTTGTGGGAACGGCCATCGGGCTTTACTGGGCGAAAGTCGTAAAAATGACCCAGATGCCTCAGATGGTGGCCATGTTTAATGGATTTGGAGGCGGGGCCTCCGCATTAGTGGCGTTTTCCGAATACTCCAGAATGGCCGGAGAGCCCCGAATCGATATTGCCATTGCATTGATTCTGAGTTTGTTTGTAGGGACGATAACCTTTTTTGGCAGTCTTATTGCCTATGCAAAATTACAGGGCATTATGCGGGGTGCCCCCATTGTTTACAAAATGCAGCAGGTGGTCAATGCTCTGATTTTAATCGCCATTATTGTCTTGTCTGTTTTTATCATGCTGAACTGGAGTCTGTGGGGGTTGCTCCTGGCCATTGTGATCCTATCCGCCTTTTTGGGTGTCCTGGGTGTTATTCCGATTGGCGGAGCGGATATGCCCGTTATTATTTCACTCCTCAACTCGTATTCAGGGTTGGCAGCGGCTTTTACCGGGTTTGCCCTTCAGAATAATGTACTAATTGTTGCCGGTGCTCTGGTAGGGGCTTCCGGAATCATCTTATCAGACCTCATGTGTAAAGCCATGAACCGTTCGTTGACCAATGTTTTATTTGCGGCTGTTGGCAGCGAGGGAGGCGGCGGCGCAGTGGGCGGTGAACAAAAAACGGTGACCCGCTATACAGCCGAAGATGGCGCCGTTATTCTGGATCGTGCCCAGTCTGTTATCATTGTTCCCGGTTACGGTTTGGCTGTGGCTCAGGCGCAGCACGTTCTTGCGGAACTGGCCCAAATTCTGATCGATCGCGGTAAAAAAGTGCGTTTCGCCATTCACCCGGTCGCCGGCCGCATGCCGGGACACATGAACGTGCTTCTGGCGGAAGCCAATGTTCCTTACGAGCTTTTGGTGGAGATGGAGGAAATCAACGACGATTTTCAGAACACGGATGTGGCGCTCGTGATTGGAGCCAATGATGTGATCAACCCTGTGGCGCGTTATAAAAAGGATAGCCCTCTGTACGGGATGCCCATTCTGAATGTGGACCAGGCGCAAACCGTTATGATTATCAAACGAAGCCTGTCTCCGGGATTCGCCGGGGAGGACAACCCGCTGTTTTACGAGGAAAAGACCATGATGCTTTTTGGTGACGCCAAAAAGATGGTTACCGAGCTCGTTCAAGTGATGAAGGAATAG
- a CDS encoding Re/Si-specific NAD(P)(+) transhydrogenase subunit alpha, whose amino-acid sequence MKVGIPKEIVKGETRVAVIPSMISVLTKNQHEVFVQAGAGEGAFFSDEDYTSAGAVIVKDPEELYQSVDLLFKIQPPKEHPVTGKHEAEMLKEGAAFIGFLSPVYNQEAIRKLAARKITAFAMEFVPRISRAQNMDALSSMATIAGYKSVLIAANQLGKMFPLMMTAAGTIPPATILVLGVGVAGLQAIATAKRLGAKVEAFDPRPAVREQVESLGAQFVQMEVLEDVETKDGYAKEQPEEFLKREQEVIGQRFPRVDAVITTAQIFGKKAPLLITEEMVKKLPAGSVIVDLAAEQGGNCALTEPGKMVEKHNVFIYGAVNLPATVPIHASQMYSKNVTNLFQHLYKDPEAGLNFEDEITKGACITFNGEIVNDFVKNLLESGGKK is encoded by the coding sequence TTGAAAGTCGGAATTCCAAAGGAAATAGTGAAGGGTGAGACGCGGGTCGCCGTTATCCCTTCCATGATTTCCGTATTGACGAAAAATCAGCATGAGGTTTTTGTACAGGCGGGGGCGGGAGAAGGAGCGTTTTTTTCGGATGAAGATTATACGTCAGCAGGTGCTGTCATTGTAAAGGATCCGGAAGAGCTCTACCAGTCGGTCGATTTGTTGTTCAAGATTCAACCGCCGAAGGAGCATCCGGTGACGGGAAAACATGAAGCGGAAATGTTAAAAGAAGGAGCGGCTTTTATTGGGTTTCTATCCCCGGTATACAATCAGGAGGCCATTCGGAAACTGGCCGCGCGCAAAATCACGGCGTTTGCGATGGAGTTTGTACCGCGGATTTCCCGGGCCCAGAACATGGACGCCTTAAGTTCGATGGCCACAATTGCGGGCTACAAGTCGGTCTTAATTGCGGCCAACCAATTGGGAAAGATGTTTCCACTGATGATGACCGCTGCAGGGACCATTCCCCCGGCCACGATTCTGGTTTTGGGCGTAGGGGTGGCGGGTCTTCAGGCCATTGCGACGGCCAAAAGATTAGGTGCTAAAGTGGAGGCATTTGATCCCCGGCCGGCCGTTCGGGAGCAGGTCGAAAGTCTGGGAGCCCAATTTGTCCAAATGGAGGTTTTGGAAGATGTTGAAACGAAAGACGGCTATGCCAAGGAACAGCCGGAAGAATTTTTAAAGAGAGAGCAGGAGGTTATTGGCCAGAGATTTCCCAGGGTGGACGCCGTCATTACAACGGCGCAAATATTTGGCAAGAAAGCTCCCCTGCTGATTACGGAAGAAATGGTGAAAAAATTACCGGCAGGTTCTGTGATCGTTGATCTGGCTGCCGAACAGGGTGGAAATTGTGCGTTGACCGAGCCCGGAAAAATGGTGGAAAAACACAATGTGTTTATCTACGGAGCCGTCAATTTACCGGCTACGGTTCCCATTCATGCCAGCCAGATGTATTCGAAGAATGTGACCAATTTGTTCCAGCATCTTTACAAGGATCCTGAGGCAGGCCTTAATTTTGAGGATGAAATTACCAAGGGAGCCTGCATCACGTTTAATGGTGAAATTGTCAACGATTTTGTTAAGAATTTATTAGAATCCGGAGGTAAGAAATAA
- a CDS encoding ferritin encodes MIDKKVQEAINEQIKLELESAYLYYAMAAHLHETGFDGMANWMKIQTQEELAHAAKFFDFIHERDGQVDLKDLSKPRKNWETPLDIFRAAYKHEQFITGKINQLYKIAQEENDYPAVVLLQWFINEQVEEEATASKIVQDLERLGDSGHGLFMMDRELGTRVFTPPAAE; translated from the coding sequence ATGATTGATAAAAAAGTGCAGGAAGCAATTAACGAGCAAATTAAATTAGAACTGGAATCGGCCTATTTGTACTATGCCATGGCGGCTCATTTGCATGAAACCGGATTTGACGGAATGGCCAACTGGATGAAAATTCAGACCCAGGAAGAATTAGCACACGCCGCAAAATTCTTCGACTTTATCCACGAACGGGATGGCCAGGTTGATCTTAAAGACCTATCCAAGCCCCGGAAAAATTGGGAAACTCCGCTGGATATTTTTAGGGCGGCCTATAAGCACGAACAGTTTATTACCGGAAAAATCAATCAGCTTTACAAAATTGCCCAGGAAGAAAATGATTATCCGGCTGTGGTATTACTGCAATGGTTTATAAACGAACAGGTGGAAGAAGAAGCGACGGCTTCCAAAATTGTTCAGGATCTGGAACGATTGGGCGATTCCGGGCATGGTCTCTTTATGATGGACCGGGAACTGGGAACCCGGGTGTTTACCCCTCCGGCTGCCGAGTAA
- a CDS encoding FAD-dependent oxidoreductase: MAKRVAIVGGGLAGLSAAVHLQAKGDAVTLFEKRPFLGGRLFSFQHPQTGWTIDNGPHLLIGAYHSTRRFLKTIGSASHIDFQPFLKTVMFSPQFGRATLRSFPMWGKLHLAAGLFRFKWLSPKDKLRIAAAFLKLQQLKETPDLDSVTVFEWLTRNKQTQASIRYFWEILCLATLNASPKVVSFLPFFRVLKRAFLSEQQNSRLGFVTARFEDTFGAPAETYLKNKGVRIYTYEPIVGIRLRNDRAVALRLKNTSFREFDHLVLAVPPDGLKKWLPRPILSRILPKEILFTPIVSVYFYLKEPLFSEKFLAFVGGTSQWIFNMNAIQRDISWEGYGFSVTISGAEKEIRLSKEELISKITDDFRKLRPDFNPDAILHVVVVKENRATALCYPGLDAMRPYPKTPIENMVLAGGWTRTGLPDTIESAVLSGERAAEIIASKD, encoded by the coding sequence GTGGCAAAACGGGTGGCCATTGTCGGCGGGGGACTGGCCGGTCTCTCTGCAGCTGTTCACCTTCAGGCAAAAGGGGATGCCGTTACCCTGTTCGAAAAACGACCCTTTCTCGGCGGGCGCCTGTTTTCCTTTCAACATCCTCAAACGGGCTGGACCATCGACAACGGACCCCACCTGCTCATTGGTGCCTACCACTCAACCCGGCGATTCCTGAAAACCATCGGTTCCGCTTCCCATATTGACTTCCAACCCTTTTTAAAGACCGTTATGTTTAGTCCCCAATTCGGACGGGCCACCCTGCGGTCGTTTCCAATGTGGGGAAAACTCCACCTTGCTGCAGGATTATTCCGGTTTAAATGGCTGTCCCCAAAGGATAAGCTCCGAATTGCAGCCGCTTTCCTAAAGCTGCAACAATTAAAAGAAACACCCGATTTGGATTCTGTTACGGTTTTTGAGTGGTTAACCCGGAACAAACAGACGCAGGCGTCAATCCGCTATTTTTGGGAGATTTTGTGTCTGGCAACTCTGAACGCTTCCCCTAAGGTCGTCAGTTTTTTACCGTTTTTTCGCGTATTGAAGCGTGCTTTTTTGTCTGAGCAGCAGAATTCACGGCTTGGATTTGTGACGGCCCGTTTTGAAGATACCTTTGGAGCGCCCGCTGAGACCTATTTGAAAAATAAGGGGGTTCGGATTTACACATACGAGCCGATTGTGGGGATCCGCCTGAGGAATGACCGGGCGGTCGCATTGCGGCTAAAAAATACCTCTTTCCGCGAGTTTGACCATCTCGTCCTTGCCGTTCCGCCCGACGGTCTGAAGAAATGGCTTCCCCGGCCCATATTGAGTCGTATTCTTCCAAAAGAAATCCTGTTTACCCCGATTGTGAGTGTTTATTTTTACCTGAAGGAACCCCTTTTTTCGGAGAAATTTCTGGCGTTTGTGGGAGGAACCAGTCAGTGGATTTTCAACATGAATGCCATCCAGAGGGACATCTCGTGGGAAGGCTACGGGTTTAGCGTAACCATTAGCGGTGCGGAGAAGGAAATCCGTTTAAGCAAAGAAGAACTGATATCGAAAATTACGGACGATTTCAGGAAATTGCGCCCCGATTTTAACCCGGATGCCATTCTGCACGTTGTGGTCGTGAAAGAGAACCGGGCCACTGCCTTGTGTTACCCCGGACTGGATGCCATGCGGCCGTATCCGAAAACGCCGATTGAAAATATGGTTTTGGCAGGCGGGTGGACAAGAACCGGTCTTCCGGATACGATTGAAAGTGCGGTTTTGAGTGGCGAGCGGGCGGCAGAAATCATTGCCAGCAAGGATTAA
- a CDS encoding glycine C-acetyltransferase, with protein sequence MGKLDFIEQDLEALKQAGTYITIRTIGSPQGAWIVVDGKKVLNLCSNNYLGFANDPRLRDAAKKAIDSYGVGPAAVRTIAGTMALHTTLEEKLAKFKNVEAAISFQSGFNTNLATIPALVGKDDLIFSDELNHASIIDGCRLSRAKIVRYNHCDPNSLKEQLEAYKDHPGKKLLVTDGVFSMDGDIAPLDKLLEVVEPYGVITMVDDAHGEGVLGNAGRGIADHYGLHGKLDIEVGTMSKAFGVVGGYVAGKKLIVDYLHQKARPFLFSSAVTPPDVAACIAAVDILQESGELVEKLWDNANYFKAKMSDFGFDLGFSQTPITPVMIGDEKMASELSKRLFEEENIFAQSIAFPTVPRGKARIRVMISASHSRDDLDYGADKFAKIGKELGVI encoded by the coding sequence ATGGGAAAATTGGATTTCATTGAACAGGATTTGGAGGCGTTAAAACAGGCGGGCACCTACATCACCATTCGGACGATCGGGAGTCCTCAGGGGGCGTGGATTGTGGTTGATGGGAAAAAGGTGCTGAATTTATGCTCCAATAATTATCTGGGATTTGCAAATGACCCAAGATTGAGAGATGCGGCTAAAAAGGCCATTGACAGTTATGGTGTGGGGCCGGCGGCTGTTCGAACTATTGCCGGTACAATGGCGCTTCACACCACGCTTGAGGAAAAATTAGCAAAATTTAAAAATGTGGAAGCAGCCATCTCCTTTCAATCGGGATTTAACACCAATCTTGCCACCATTCCCGCTCTGGTCGGAAAGGATGATTTGATTTTTTCCGATGAGCTTAATCACGCCTCCATTATTGACGGATGCCGCCTCTCGCGGGCGAAAATTGTGCGTTACAACCATTGTGATCCCAACTCGCTGAAAGAACAGTTGGAGGCTTACAAAGATCATCCGGGCAAGAAATTGCTGGTCACGGACGGTGTTTTCAGCATGGATGGCGATATTGCTCCTCTGGACAAATTACTGGAAGTAGTCGAACCCTACGGGGTGATCACCATGGTGGACGATGCCCACGGCGAAGGCGTGCTGGGGAATGCCGGCCGCGGTATTGCGGATCACTACGGTCTGCACGGGAAATTGGATATCGAGGTCGGAACCATGTCGAAAGCCTTTGGTGTTGTGGGAGGCTATGTGGCCGGTAAAAAGCTTATCGTCGATTATCTCCATCAAAAAGCCCGGCCTTTCCTGTTTTCCAGCGCCGTTACACCGCCGGATGTAGCTGCCTGTATAGCGGCTGTGGATATCCTGCAGGAATCCGGTGAATTAGTAGAAAAACTGTGGGATAATGCCAACTATTTTAAGGCCAAAATGAGCGATTTTGGCTTCGATCTGGGCTTCAGTCAAACGCCCATTACACCGGTTATGATCGGCGATGAGAAAATGGCCTCTGAATTGAGCAAGCGGTTGTTTGAAGAAGAAAATATTTTTGCCCAATCCATCGCGTTCCCGACGGTACCCAGAGGCAAAGCCCGGATTCGTGTGATGATTTCCGCCAGCCATTCCAGAGACGACCTGGATTACGGCGCCGACAAATTTGCGAAAATTGGCAAGGAACTGGGTGTGATTTAG
- a CDS encoding HEPN domain-containing protein, whose translation MKEESRLWLKYSEENFESAKILLNSKLFNPCLQNVQQCVEKALKALLIQKTLKFKKTHSIFELRNLLAKEEIEINISDEECEFLDSIYLPSKYPLGSALPYYEPDLEICEKAVLIAEKALNFVKNILK comes from the coding sequence ATGAAAGAAGAAAGTAGACTATGGTTGAAGTATTCCGAAGAGAATTTTGAATCAGCAAAAATATTACTAAATAGCAAGCTTTTTAATCCGTGTCTTCAGAATGTTCAACAATGTGTTGAAAAAGCACTGAAAGCACTTTTAATTCAGAAAACCTTAAAATTCAAAAAGACGCACAGTATTTTTGAGTTAAGGAATTTATTGGCGAAAGAGGAAATTGAGATTAATATTTCAGATGAGGAATGCGAATTTTTGGATTCAATTTATCTCCCATCAAAATATCCTCTTGGTAGTGCTCTGCCTTACTACGAACCGGATTTGGAGATTTGTGAGAAAGCCGTTTTAATTGCTGAGAAAGCACTCAATTTTGTAAAAAATATCTTGAAATAA
- a CDS encoding nucleotidyltransferase domain-containing protein produces the protein MKMTRRKKEEIKKEIKDILSAEKEVERIIIFGSFLNSENPNDIDIAIFQNSQKSYLSLALKYRKLMRMIAKKISLDVIPIRSEPLKSSFLSEIEGGELIYERRK, from the coding sequence ATGAAAATGACGAGAAGAAAAAAAGAAGAAATAAAGAAAGAGATAAAAGATATCCTTTCTGCCGAAAAGGAGGTAGAAAGGATTATTATATTCGGCTCATTCTTGAATTCTGAAAACCCTAATGATATTGATATTGCTATTTTTCAAAATAGTCAAAAATCCTATCTAAGTCTGGCTTTAAAATATCGGAAATTAATGCGAATGATTGCGAAGAAAATTTCTTTAGATGTTATTCCTATTCGATCAGAACCCCTTAAAAGTTCATTTCTCTCAGAAATCGAGGGTGGAGAACTGATTTATGAAAGAAGAAAGTAG
- the hpnC gene encoding squalene synthase HpnC has product MFGNQLNSSLAEAEAFTRDLAVTHYENFIVGSIFLPKEKRQHIYNIYAFARIGDDLADEITDTDESLEALEAYEHQLEACYNGHVRTPVFAALSRTIREFNIPIETFQRLLAAFKQDRVKNRYDTFDEVLAYCRNSANPIGELFLYIFGYNDPSLLPYSDAICTALQLTNFWQDVSRDAAKNRIYIPLEDLERFGVSEKDIFLKHFSENFRTLVQFEVDRTRKIFEKGKKLVHLLQKDILLDICLFMAGGEAILNKIEKQNYDVLNKRPALSKKEQGRLFLREWWRVKRGKNGCKS; this is encoded by the coding sequence ATTTTTGGAAATCAGTTGAATTCATCGCTTGCGGAGGCGGAAGCCTTTACGCGAGACCTTGCGGTGACCCACTACGAAAATTTTATTGTCGGGTCAATTTTTCTTCCAAAGGAAAAACGGCAGCACATTTACAATATTTATGCGTTTGCACGCATTGGGGATGATCTGGCAGATGAAATTACGGACACGGACGAAAGCCTTGAGGCTCTTGAAGCCTATGAACATCAGTTAGAAGCCTGCTACAATGGACATGTCCGGACGCCTGTTTTTGCGGCGCTTTCCCGAACCATACGTGAGTTTAACATTCCCATTGAGACCTTTCAGCGGTTGCTGGCCGCATTCAAACAGGACCGGGTTAAAAATCGGTATGACACGTTTGACGAGGTTCTGGCCTATTGCCGAAATTCGGCCAATCCCATTGGTGAATTATTTCTGTACATTTTTGGCTACAATGACCCGTCGCTTTTGCCCTATTCGGATGCCATTTGTACAGCGCTGCAATTAACCAATTTCTGGCAGGATGTGAGTCGCGATGCAGCCAAAAATAGGATTTACATCCCCCTTGAGGACCTTGAGAGATTCGGTGTTTCGGAAAAGGATATTTTTCTAAAACATTTTTCTGAGAATTTTCGTACATTGGTGCAGTTTGAAGTCGATCGAACGCGAAAAATATTTGAAAAAGGCAAGAAATTAGTCCATCTTTTACAGAAAGATATTTTGCTGGATATTTGTCTTTTTATGGCCGGAGGCGAAGCTATTCTGAATAAAATTGAAAAACAGAATTATGATGTACTGAATAAACGCCCGGCTCTTTCCAAAAAAGAACAAGGACGCCTATTTTTAAGGGAATGGTGGCGTGTGAAGCGAGGGAAAAATGGCTGTAAATCCTGA